The following coding sequences are from one Brienomyrus brachyistius isolate T26 chromosome 2, BBRACH_0.4, whole genome shotgun sequence window:
- the LOC125717989 gene encoding probable phospholipid-transporting ATPase IM isoform X1, translating to MGSVMSFGLNCFKGKEKEETRRLKANDREFNRQYNYATNAIKTSKYNVFTFLPLNLFEQFQRIANAYFLFLLILQVIPQISSLSWFTTVVPLVLVLAITAAKDASDDINRHRSDRKVNNRKVVLLSNGELKDEKWMNVQVGDIIKLENNKFVTADLLLLSSSESLNLVYIETAELDGETNLKVRQALTVTGDMGGDKETLAAFDGEVDCESPNNRLDRFTGTLTYKGQKYSLDNEKILLRGCTLRNTEWCFGLVIFAGQDTKLMMNSGKATFKRTSVDRMMNILVLCIFVLLAIMCIILAVGNGIWEQQEENFTTFLPRQDGVNAAFSGFLTFWSYIIILNTVVPISLYVSVEIIRLGNSFYIDWDRKMYYARSDTPAEARTTTLNEELGQIKYIFSDKTGTLTQNIMTFNKCTINGKSYGDVFDIDGQRLEITEETEKVDFSYNPLADPKFSFCDHSLVEAMKLGEPEVHNFFRLLSLCHTAMAEEKSEGNLLYQAQSPDEGALVTAARNFGFVFRSRTPEMITVMEMGIQRNYDLLAILDFNNVRKRMSVIVRSPEGKLSLYCKGADTIVYERLHESCKRLMDVTTEHLNEFAGDGLRTLVMAYRDLEEGYTEDWKQRYNEASTALDDREEKLDELYEEIEKDMLLLGATGIEDKLQDGVSQTIEQLAKADIKIWVLTGDKQETAENIGYACNMLREEMNDIFIVAGNSAEEVKEELRAARLKMKPDSNDDDVTIAKGILGKKLKVIQDEPVNGEYGLVINGHSLAYALEKPMELELLRTACMCKTVICCRVTPLQKAQVVQLVKKHKRAVTLAIGDGANDVSMIRAAHIGVGISGQEGMQAVLSSDFSFAQFRFLQRLLLVHGRWSYLRMCKFLRYFFYKNFTFTFVHFWYAFFCGFSAQTVYDEWFITLYNLVYTALPVLGMSLFDQDVNDRWSFQYPQLYVPGQRNMYFSKGTFAACVVHSIYSSLVVFFIPYAAMYNTVRNDGKDVADYQSFALLAQTCLLIAVCIQLGLEMTYWTAVTHFFVWGSLAIYFAITFTTYSNGMFLIFTSAFPFIGVARNTLNQPNVWLTILLTTILCVLPVVAYRFLLMQLQPTINDKVRFKVRQTKASPPPPPRRTRIRRTSTRRSGYAFSHAQGYGDLMTSKRFLRRPPAGRTATFSPPSRSTGFLPSSRSAGYSPTGHQPNHAPAETSLEMYRAVREA from the exons ATGGGCTCAGTAATGTCGTTTGGCTTGAATTGTTTTAAAGGGAAAGAAAAAG AGGAGACACGACGGCTCAAGGCGAATGACAGGGAATTTAACCGACAGTATAATTATGCA ACAAATGCAATCAAAACCTCCAAGTACAATGTGTTTACCTTCCTGCCACTCAATCTATTTGAGCAGTTTCAGAGGATAGCCAATGCCTACTTTCTCTTCCTGCTCATCTTACAG GTGATTCCACAAATTTCCTCTCTCTCGTGGTTCACCACAGTCGTGCCTTTGGTCCTGGTGCTTGCAATCACAGCAGCCAAAGATGCCAGTGATGATATT AACCGACACAGAAGTGACCGCAAAGTCAACAATCGTAAAGTTGTATTACTCAGCAATGGAGA ACTAAAGGAtgaaaaatggatgaatgttcaAGTTGGTGACATCATCAAGCTAGAAAACAATAAGTTTGTCACG GCCGACTTGCTGTTGCTCTCCAGTAGTGAATCCCTTAATTTGGTGTACATTGAAACAGCCGAACTAGACGG GGAAACGAACCTGAAGGTGAGACAGGCACTTACTGTAACTGGAGACATGGGGGGCGACAAAGAGACACTGGCTGCCTTTGATG GTGAGGTTGACTGTGAATCTCCAAACAACCGACTGGATCGATTCACAGGGACACTGACATACAAGGGGCAAAAGTATTCATTGGACAATGAGAAGATTCTGTTGCGGGGGTGCACACTTAGGAACACGGAGTGGTGCTTTGGTCTGGTTATCTTTGCAG GTCAGGATACCAAGCTGATGATGAACTCTGGAAAAGCTACATTCAAACGTACCAGTGTTGACCGTATGATGAACATATTGGTGCTTTGT ATTTTTGTTCTCTTGGCCATCATGTGCATCATCCTGGCTGTTGGAAACGGCATCTGGGAGCAGCAGGAAGAGAACTTCACCACGTTTCTTCCTAGACAAGATGGGGTCAATGCTGCCTTTTCAGGCTTCCTTACGTTCTGGTCCTACATCATCATTCTGAACACTGTGGTTCCCATCTCCCTTTACGTCAG TGTGGAGATCATTCGCTTGGGTAACAGCTTCTACATAGACTGGGACAGGAAGATGTACTACGCCCGCAGTGACACACCAGCGGAGGCGCGCACCACCACCCTCAACGAGGAACTGGGCCAGATCAAATATATCTTTTCTGACAAGACTGGTACCCTCACCCAGAACATCATGACATTCAACAAGTGCACCATCAATGGAAAGTCCTACG GGGATGTTTTTGACATTGATGGTCAGAGACTCGAAATTACTGAG GAGACGGAGAAAGTGGATTTCTCCTACAACCCTCTGGCAGACCCCAAGTTCTCATTCTGTGACCACAGCCTGGTGGAGGCAATGAAGCTGGGAGAACCAGAGGTGCACAATTTCTTCCGACTGTTGTCTCTCTGCCACACTGCCATGGCTGAAGAGAAGAGCGAAG GAAACCTATTGTATCAGGCCCAGTCCCCAGATGAGGGCGCCTTGGTCACAGCGGCTCGAAACTTTGGTTTTGTGTTCCGTTCCCGCACGCCCGAGATGATCACTGTTATGGAAATGGGGATCCAAAGGAACTATGACTTACTAGCCATCCTGGATTTCAACAACGTCCGAAAGAGGATGTCTGTCATAG TGCGCAGTCCAGAGGGAAAGTTGTCTCTGTATTGTAAAGGAGCCGACACCATTGTGTATGAGAGACTGCATGAATCCTGCAAAAGGCTTATGGACGTCACCACTGAACACCTCAAT GAATTTGCAGGAGATGGACTACGGACCCTGGTGATGGCGTACAGAGACCTGGAGGAGGGGTACACTGAAGACTGGAAGCAGCGCTACAATGAGGCCAGCACTGCTTTGGATGATCGGGAGGAGAAGCTGGATGAACTCTATGAAGAAATCGAGAAAGATATGCTG CTTTTAGGGGCCACTGGTATTGAAGACAAATTGCAGGACGGAGTTTCTCAGACCATTGAGCAGCTCGCTAAGGCAGACATCAAGATCTGGGTCCTGACTGGTGACAAGCAAG AGACGGCAGAAAACATTGGCTATGCGTGCAATATGCTTCGGGAAGAGATGAACGACATTTTCATAGTAGCAGGAAATTCAGCTGAAGAAGTGAAGGAGGAACTCAG AGCAGCTCGTTTGAAAATGAAGCCAGACTCAAACGatgatgatgtcaccattgcAAAGGGGATTCTGGGTAAAAAACTGAAAGTGATCCAAGATGAACCTGTGAATGGGGAATATGGCCTTGTAATCAATGGACACAGTCTG GCCTATGCTCTGGAGAAGCccatggagctggagctgctgcggaCGGCCTGCATGTGCAAGACAGTCATCTGCTGCCGGGTCACACCTTTGCAGAAAGCCCAGGTAGTGCAGTTGGTGAAGAAACACAAGAGGGCTGTTACATTAGCCATTGGGGACGGTGCCAATGACGTCAGCATGATCAGAG CAGCTCACATCGGTGTGGGCATTAGTGGCCAGGAGGGCATGCAGGCAGTGCTGTCCAGTGACTTCTCCTTCGCCCAGTTCCGTTTTCTGCAGCGCCTCCTGCTGGTGCATGGGCGCTGGTCGTATCTACGCATGTGCAAGTTTCTGCGCTACTTCTTCTACAAAAACTTCACCTTCACCTTTGTTCACTTCTGGTACGCATTCTTCTGTGGATTCTCCGCACAG ACAGTATATGACGAATGGTTCATCACCCTTTATAACCTAGTGTACACTGCATTACCGGTGCTAGGAATGAGTCTCTTCGACCAG GATGTGAACGACCGATGGAGCTTCCAGTACCCACAGCTCTATGTTCCCGGTCAGAGGAACATGTACTTCAGCAAGGGCACTTTCGCAGCGTGCGTCGTCCATAGCATCTACAGCTCTCTGGTGGTCTTTTTCATCCCCTATGCCGCCATGTACAACACGGTGCGGAACGACGGAAAGGACGTTGCAGACTACCAGTCTTTCGCTCTCCTGGCACAGACATGTCTGCTCATTGCCGTCTGCATTCAG CTGGGCCTGGAAATGACCTACTGGACTGCAGTGACCCATTTTTTTGTGTGGGGAAGCCTGGCGATATACTTTGCCATTACCTTCACCACATACAGCAATGGTATGTTCCTCATCTTCACCAGCGCCTTCCCATTTATTG GCGTGGCCAGGAACACCCTGAACCAGCCCAACGTGTGGCTCACCATCCTGCTAACCACCATTCTGTGTGTGCTGCCGGTGGTGGCCTATCGCTTCCTTCTCATGCAACTGCAACCAACTATTAACGACAAG GTTAGGTTCAAAGTGAGACAGACCAAGGCCTCGCCACCCCCTCCTCCCAGACGGACCCGAATACGACGCACCAGCACTCGCCGCTCTGGTTACGCCTTCTCGCATGCGCAGGGCTATGGGGACCTGATGACCTCGAAGAGGTTCCTGCGGCGCCCCCCCGCTGGCAGAACGGCAACATTCAGCCCACCGAGCCGCTCCACTGGATTCCTTCCCAGCAGCCGCTCAGCTGGGTACAGCCCCACTGGTCATCAACCAAACCACGCGCCGGCTGAGACCTCGCTGGAGATGTACCGTGCTGTCAGGGAGGCATGA
- the LOC125717989 gene encoding phospholipid-transporting ATPase ID-like isoform X2, with protein METNLKVRQALTVTGDMGGDKETLAAFDGEVDCESPNNRLDRFTGTLTYKGQKYSLDNEKILLRGCTLRNTEWCFGLVIFAGQDTKLMMNSGKATFKRTSVDRMMNILVLCIFVLLAIMCIILAVGNGIWEQQEENFTTFLPRQDGVNAAFSGFLTFWSYIIILNTVVPISLYVSVEIIRLGNSFYIDWDRKMYYARSDTPAEARTTTLNEELGQIKYIFSDKTGTLTQNIMTFNKCTINGKSYGDVFDIDGQRLEITEETEKVDFSYNPLADPKFSFCDHSLVEAMKLGEPEVHNFFRLLSLCHTAMAEEKSEGNLLYQAQSPDEGALVTAARNFGFVFRSRTPEMITVMEMGIQRNYDLLAILDFNNVRKRMSVIVRSPEGKLSLYCKGADTIVYERLHESCKRLMDVTTEHLNEFAGDGLRTLVMAYRDLEEGYTEDWKQRYNEASTALDDREEKLDELYEEIEKDMLLLGATGIEDKLQDGVSQTIEQLAKADIKIWVLTGDKQETAENIGYACNMLREEMNDIFIVAGNSAEEVKEELRAARLKMKPDSNDDDVTIAKGILGKKLKVIQDEPVNGEYGLVINGHSLAYALEKPMELELLRTACMCKTVICCRVTPLQKAQVVQLVKKHKRAVTLAIGDGANDVSMIRAAHIGVGISGQEGMQAVLSSDFSFAQFRFLQRLLLVHGRWSYLRMCKFLRYFFYKNFTFTFVHFWYAFFCGFSAQTVYDEWFITLYNLVYTALPVLGMSLFDQDVNDRWSFQYPQLYVPGQRNMYFSKGTFAACVVHSIYSSLVVFFIPYAAMYNTVRNDGKDVADYQSFALLAQTCLLIAVCIQLGLEMTYWTAVTHFFVWGSLAIYFAITFTTYSNGMFLIFTSAFPFIGVARNTLNQPNVWLTILLTTILCVLPVVAYRFLLMQLQPTINDKVRFKVRQTKASPPPPPRRTRIRRTSTRRSGYAFSHAQGYGDLMTSKRFLRRPPAGRTATFSPPSRSTGFLPSSRSAGYSPTGHQPNHAPAETSLEMYRAVREA; from the exons AT GGAAACGAACCTGAAGGTGAGACAGGCACTTACTGTAACTGGAGACATGGGGGGCGACAAAGAGACACTGGCTGCCTTTGATG GTGAGGTTGACTGTGAATCTCCAAACAACCGACTGGATCGATTCACAGGGACACTGACATACAAGGGGCAAAAGTATTCATTGGACAATGAGAAGATTCTGTTGCGGGGGTGCACACTTAGGAACACGGAGTGGTGCTTTGGTCTGGTTATCTTTGCAG GTCAGGATACCAAGCTGATGATGAACTCTGGAAAAGCTACATTCAAACGTACCAGTGTTGACCGTATGATGAACATATTGGTGCTTTGT ATTTTTGTTCTCTTGGCCATCATGTGCATCATCCTGGCTGTTGGAAACGGCATCTGGGAGCAGCAGGAAGAGAACTTCACCACGTTTCTTCCTAGACAAGATGGGGTCAATGCTGCCTTTTCAGGCTTCCTTACGTTCTGGTCCTACATCATCATTCTGAACACTGTGGTTCCCATCTCCCTTTACGTCAG TGTGGAGATCATTCGCTTGGGTAACAGCTTCTACATAGACTGGGACAGGAAGATGTACTACGCCCGCAGTGACACACCAGCGGAGGCGCGCACCACCACCCTCAACGAGGAACTGGGCCAGATCAAATATATCTTTTCTGACAAGACTGGTACCCTCACCCAGAACATCATGACATTCAACAAGTGCACCATCAATGGAAAGTCCTACG GGGATGTTTTTGACATTGATGGTCAGAGACTCGAAATTACTGAG GAGACGGAGAAAGTGGATTTCTCCTACAACCCTCTGGCAGACCCCAAGTTCTCATTCTGTGACCACAGCCTGGTGGAGGCAATGAAGCTGGGAGAACCAGAGGTGCACAATTTCTTCCGACTGTTGTCTCTCTGCCACACTGCCATGGCTGAAGAGAAGAGCGAAG GAAACCTATTGTATCAGGCCCAGTCCCCAGATGAGGGCGCCTTGGTCACAGCGGCTCGAAACTTTGGTTTTGTGTTCCGTTCCCGCACGCCCGAGATGATCACTGTTATGGAAATGGGGATCCAAAGGAACTATGACTTACTAGCCATCCTGGATTTCAACAACGTCCGAAAGAGGATGTCTGTCATAG TGCGCAGTCCAGAGGGAAAGTTGTCTCTGTATTGTAAAGGAGCCGACACCATTGTGTATGAGAGACTGCATGAATCCTGCAAAAGGCTTATGGACGTCACCACTGAACACCTCAAT GAATTTGCAGGAGATGGACTACGGACCCTGGTGATGGCGTACAGAGACCTGGAGGAGGGGTACACTGAAGACTGGAAGCAGCGCTACAATGAGGCCAGCACTGCTTTGGATGATCGGGAGGAGAAGCTGGATGAACTCTATGAAGAAATCGAGAAAGATATGCTG CTTTTAGGGGCCACTGGTATTGAAGACAAATTGCAGGACGGAGTTTCTCAGACCATTGAGCAGCTCGCTAAGGCAGACATCAAGATCTGGGTCCTGACTGGTGACAAGCAAG AGACGGCAGAAAACATTGGCTATGCGTGCAATATGCTTCGGGAAGAGATGAACGACATTTTCATAGTAGCAGGAAATTCAGCTGAAGAAGTGAAGGAGGAACTCAG AGCAGCTCGTTTGAAAATGAAGCCAGACTCAAACGatgatgatgtcaccattgcAAAGGGGATTCTGGGTAAAAAACTGAAAGTGATCCAAGATGAACCTGTGAATGGGGAATATGGCCTTGTAATCAATGGACACAGTCTG GCCTATGCTCTGGAGAAGCccatggagctggagctgctgcggaCGGCCTGCATGTGCAAGACAGTCATCTGCTGCCGGGTCACACCTTTGCAGAAAGCCCAGGTAGTGCAGTTGGTGAAGAAACACAAGAGGGCTGTTACATTAGCCATTGGGGACGGTGCCAATGACGTCAGCATGATCAGAG CAGCTCACATCGGTGTGGGCATTAGTGGCCAGGAGGGCATGCAGGCAGTGCTGTCCAGTGACTTCTCCTTCGCCCAGTTCCGTTTTCTGCAGCGCCTCCTGCTGGTGCATGGGCGCTGGTCGTATCTACGCATGTGCAAGTTTCTGCGCTACTTCTTCTACAAAAACTTCACCTTCACCTTTGTTCACTTCTGGTACGCATTCTTCTGTGGATTCTCCGCACAG ACAGTATATGACGAATGGTTCATCACCCTTTATAACCTAGTGTACACTGCATTACCGGTGCTAGGAATGAGTCTCTTCGACCAG GATGTGAACGACCGATGGAGCTTCCAGTACCCACAGCTCTATGTTCCCGGTCAGAGGAACATGTACTTCAGCAAGGGCACTTTCGCAGCGTGCGTCGTCCATAGCATCTACAGCTCTCTGGTGGTCTTTTTCATCCCCTATGCCGCCATGTACAACACGGTGCGGAACGACGGAAAGGACGTTGCAGACTACCAGTCTTTCGCTCTCCTGGCACAGACATGTCTGCTCATTGCCGTCTGCATTCAG CTGGGCCTGGAAATGACCTACTGGACTGCAGTGACCCATTTTTTTGTGTGGGGAAGCCTGGCGATATACTTTGCCATTACCTTCACCACATACAGCAATGGTATGTTCCTCATCTTCACCAGCGCCTTCCCATTTATTG GCGTGGCCAGGAACACCCTGAACCAGCCCAACGTGTGGCTCACCATCCTGCTAACCACCATTCTGTGTGTGCTGCCGGTGGTGGCCTATCGCTTCCTTCTCATGCAACTGCAACCAACTATTAACGACAAG GTTAGGTTCAAAGTGAGACAGACCAAGGCCTCGCCACCCCCTCCTCCCAGACGGACCCGAATACGACGCACCAGCACTCGCCGCTCTGGTTACGCCTTCTCGCATGCGCAGGGCTATGGGGACCTGATGACCTCGAAGAGGTTCCTGCGGCGCCCCCCCGCTGGCAGAACGGCAACATTCAGCCCACCGAGCCGCTCCACTGGATTCCTTCCCAGCAGCCGCTCAGCTGGGTACAGCCCCACTGGTCATCAACCAAACCACGCGCCGGCTGAGACCTCGCTGGAGATGTACCGTGCTGTCAGGGAGGCATGA